In a single window of the Pongo abelii isolate AG06213 chromosome 1, NHGRI_mPonAbe1-v2.0_pri, whole genome shotgun sequence genome:
- the HRNR gene encoding LOW QUALITY PROTEIN: hornerin (The sequence of the model RefSeq protein was modified relative to this genomic sequence to represent the inferred CDS: substituted 3 bases at 3 genomic stop codons) has protein sequence MPKLLQGVITVIDVFYQYATQHGEYDMLNKAELKELLENEFHQILKNPNDPDTVDIILQSLDQDQNKKVDFTEYLLMIFKLVQAGNKIIRKDYCQTSGSKLRDDINQHQEEQEETEKEEDKRQESSFSHSSWSAGENDSYSNNVRARIKHGTESISRRLSFQRDFSGQHNSCSGQSTSYGEQNSDSRQYSGRSQHGSGSEQSPSYGQHGSGSGWSSSSDPHGSGSGQSSGFGQHESSSGQSSGYSQHGSDSGHSSGYGQHGSRSGQSSRGERHRSSSGSYSSYGQHGSGSRQSSGHGRQESGSGQSPSYGQHGSGSGHSSSHSQHGSGSSCSSSHGHYESGSGQASGFGQQESGSGQSSGYSQHASGSGHSSSQGRHGSMSGQSSSGQHGSSSGQSSSNGHHESASRHSSGCGRHGSGSGHSPGHAQHGSGSGQYPSYGRHGSGSSRSSSSGPRGSGSGQSSGFGHHESSSGQSWGYSQHGSGSGHSSSYGQHGSRSGQSSRGERHQSSSGSSSSYGQHQSGSRQYSGHGPHGSGPGQSPSPSRGRHGSGSRQYSSYGPHGSGSGQSSSRGPYESGSGHSSGLGQQESRSGQSSGYGQHGSSSGHSSTNGQHGSTSGQSSGCGQHGASSGQSSSHGQHGSGSTQPSAYGRQGSGSSQTPSHGRHGSGSRHSSSYGQHGSRSGRSSSNGPHGSGSGQSSGFSQHESSSGQSSGYSQHGSGSGHSSGYGQHGSWSGQSSRGERHRSSSGSSSSYGQHGSGSHQSSGHGRRGSGSGQSPSRGRHGSGSGHSSSHGQHGSGSSCSSRRGHYESGLGQASGFGQHQSGSGQSSGYSQHASGSGHSSSQGRHGSLSGQSSSSSQHGSSSGQSSTYGQHESASHHSSGRGRQGSGSGQSPGSGHHGSGSGQSPSYGRHGSGSSRSSSSGPRGSGSGQSSGFGHHESSSGQSWGYSQHGSGSGHSSGYKQHGSRSAQSSRGERHRSSSGSPSSYGQHGSGSHQYSGHGTHGSGSGQSPSPSRGQHGSGSRQYSSYGPHGSGSGQSSSRGPYESGSGHSSGLGQQESRSGQSSGYGQHGSSSGHSSTHGQHGSTSGQSSSCGQHGASSGQSSSHGQHGSGSTQSSGYGRQGSGSGQTPSRGRHGSGSGHSSSYGQHGSGSGRSSSNGPHGSGSGQSSGFGQHESSSGQSSGYSQHGSGSGHSSGYGQHSSRSGQSSTGERHRSSSGSSSSYGQHGSGSRQSSGHSQQGSRSGQSPSPGPHGSGSGHSSSHGQHRSGSSCSSSRGHYESGLGQSSALGQHESGSGQSSGYSQHGSGSRHSSRHGRHGSTSGQSSSSGQHHSSSGQSSSYGQHESASRQSSRRSRHGSGSGQSPGRGQHVSGSGQSPSYGRHGSGSGRSSSSGPHGSGSGQSSGFGHHESSSAQSSGYSQHGSSSGHSSGYGQHGSRSGQSSRTERHGTSSGSSSSYGQHGSGSRQSSGHGRQGSGSGQSPSPSRGQHGSGSRQSSSYGPHGSGSGQSSSRGPYESGSGYSSGLGQQESRSGQSSGYGQHGSSSGHSSTHGQHGSTSGQSSSCGQHGASSGQSSSHGQHGSGSTQSSGYGRQGSGSGQTPSRSRHGSGSGHSSSYSQHGSHSGQSSSNGPHGSGSGQSSGFGQHESSSGQSSGYTQHGSGSGHSSGYGQHGSWSEQSSRGERHRSSSGSSSSYGQHGSGSHQSLGHGXRGSGSGQSPSHGRHGSGSGHSSSHGQHGSGSSCSSSRGHYESGSGQASGFGQHESGSGQSSGYNQHASGSGHSSSQGRHGSLSGQSSSSSQYGSNSGQSSSYGQHGPASRHSSGHGRHGSGSGQSPGCSQHGSGSGQSPSYGRHGSGSGRSSSSGPHGSGSGQSSGFGHHESSSAQSSGYSQHGSSSGHSSGYGQHGSTSRQSSRTERHGTSSGSSSSYGQHGSGSRQSSGHGRQGSGSGQSPSPSRGQHGSGSRQSSSYGPHGSGSGRSSSRGPYESGSGHSSGLGQQESRSGQSSGYGQHGSSSGHSSTHGQHGSTSGQSSSCGQHGASSGQSSSHGQHGSGSTQSSGYGRQGSGSGQTPSRSRHGSGSGHSSSYGQHGSGSGRSSSNGPHGSGSGQSSGFGQHESSSGQSSGYSQHGSGSGHSSGYGQHGSWSGQSSRGERHRSSSGSSSSYGQRGSASHQSSGHGRRGSGSGQSPSHGRHGSGSGHSSSHGQHGSGSSCSSSRGHYESGSGQASGFGQHESGSGQSSGYNQHASGSGHSSSQGRHGSLSGQSSSSSQYGSNSGQSSSYGQHGPASRHSSGHGRHGSGSGQSPGCSQHGSGSGQSPSYGRHGSGSGRSSSSGPHGSGSGQSSGFGHHESSSAQSSGYSQHGSSSGHSSGYGQHSSRSGQSSRTERQGTSSGSSSSYGQHGSGSRQSSGRGRQGSGSGQSPSPSRGQHGSGSRQSCSYGPHGSGSGQSSSRGPYESGSDHSSGLGQQESRSGQSSGYGQHGSSSGHSSTHGQHGSTSGQSSSCGQHGASSGQSSSHGQHGSGSTQSSGYGRQGSGSGQTPSRGXHGQHGSGSGQSPSYGRHGSGSGRSSSSGPHGSGSGQSSGFGHHESSSGQSSGYSQHGSSSGHSSGYGQHGSTSGESSRTERHGTSSGSSSSYGQHGSGSRQSSGHGRQGSGSGQSPSRGRHGSGSGHSSRYSQHGSGSRRSSSRGPYESGSGHSSVFGQHESGSGHSSAYSQHGSGSGHFCSHGQHGSTSGQSSTFDQEGSSAGQSPSYGHHGSGCSQSSGYGRHWAGSGQSLSHGRHGSGSGQSSSYGQRASGSGQSSGYSQHGSSSGQDGYSYCKGGSNRXGGSSGSYFLSFPSSTSPYEYVQEQRCYFYQ, from the exons atgcctaaacTCCTACAAGGCGTCATCACTGTCATCGATGTTTTCTACCAATATGCCACCCAGCATGGGGAGTATGATATGTTGAACAAGGCAGAGCTGAAAGAACTTCTGGAAAATGAGTTTCATCAAATTCTGAAG AATCCAAACGATCCAGATACTGTGGATATCATCTTGCAAAGTCTGGATCAAGACCAAAACAAGAAAGTGGATTTTACTGAATATCTCCTGATGATATTCAAGCTGGTTCAGGCTGGTAATAAAATCATTCGCAAAGATTACTGCCAAACTTCAGGGTCAAAGCTCAGAGATGACATTAACCAGCACCAAGAGGAacaagaagaaactgaaaaagaggAGGACAAACGGCAAGAATCCTCTTTTAGTCATTCAAGTTGGAGTGCAGGAGAGAATGATTCCTATTCCAACAACGTCAGAGCAAGGATTAAACATGGGACTGAATCTATATCCAGAAGATTGAGTTTTCAAAGAGACTTTTCTGGCCAACATAACTCCTGCTCAGGTCAGTCTACCAGCTATGGTGAGCAAAACTCCGACTCCCGTCAGTATTCGGGCCGCAGCCAACATGGGTCTGGGTCAGAGCAGTCACCCAGCTACGGCCAACATGGGTCTGGCTCCGGTTGGTCTTCCAGCAGTGACCCACATGGCTCTGGCTCAGGCCAGTCTTCTGGCTTTGGTCAACACGAGTCTAGCTCAGGGCAGTCCTCTGGTTACAGTCAGCATGGATCTGACTCAGGTCACTCCTCCGGCTATGGACAACACGGCTCTAGGTCGGGACAGTCATCTAGGGGTGAACGACACCGATCTAGCTCAGGTTCATATTCTAGCTATGGTCAGCATGGGTCTGGCTCCCGTCAGTCTTCTGGCCATGGCCGACAAGAGTCAGGATCTGGCCAGTCTCCTAGCTACGGCCAACATGGGTCCGGTTCGGGGCACTCCTCCAGCCACAGCCAACACGGGTCTGGCTCAAGTTGCTCATCCAGCCATGGCCATTATGAGTCTGGCTCAGGCCAGGCTTCTGGTTTTGGACAACAAGAGTCTGGCTCCGGACAGTCCTCTGGCTATAGTCAGCATGCTTCTGGCTCAGGTCACTCCTCTAGCCAGGGACGACATGGATCTATGTCAGGGCAGTCAAGCTCCGGCCAACATGGCTCTAGCTCAGGTCAATCTTCCAGCAATGGTCACCATGAGTCTGCCTCCCGTCACTCTTCGGGCTGCGGCCGACACGGCTCTGGATCTGGCCACTCTCCAGGCCATGCCCAGCATGGGTCTGGGTCAGGGCAGTATCCCAGCTATGGCCGACATGGGTCTGGCTCCAGTCGGTCTTCCAGCAGTGGCCCACGTGGGTCTGGCTCAGGCCAGTCTTCTGGCTTTGGTCACCACGAGTCTAGCTCAGGGCAGTCCTGGGGTTACAGTCAGCATGGATCTGGCTCAGGACACTCCTCCAGCTACGGACAACATGGCTCTAGGTCAGGACAGTCATCTAGGGGCGAACGACACCAATCTAGCTCAGGTTCGTCTTCCAGCTATGGTCAGCATCAGTCTGGCTCCCGTCAGTATTCGGGACACGGCCCACACGGGTCTGGACCTGGCCAGTCTCCTAGCCCTAGCCGTGGCCGACATGGGTCTGGTTCCAGGCAGTATTCCAGCTACGGCCCACATGGGTCTGGCTCAGGGCAGTCTTCCAGCCGTGGCCCATATGAGTCTGGTTCAGGTCACTCTTCTGGCTTAGGTCAACAAGAGTCTCGCTCAGGACAGTCCTCTGGCTATGGTCAACACGGATCTAGCTCGGGTCATTCTTCTACCAATGGACAACATGGTTCTACATCAGGACAGTCATCAGGCTGTGGCCAACATGGAGCTAGCTCAGGTCAGTCTTCCAGCCACGGTCAGCATGGCTCTGGCTCAACTCAGCCTTCTGCCTATGGCCGACAGGGCTCTGGATCTAGCCAGACTCCTAGTCACGGCCGACATGGGTCCGGTTCCAGACACTCTTCCAGCTACGGCCAACATGGGTCTCGCTCCGGTCGGTCTTCCAGCAATGGCCCACATGGGTCTGGCTCAGGCCAGTCTTCTGGCTTTAGTCAACACGAGTCTAGCTCAGGGCAGTCCTCTGGTTACAGTCAGCATGGATCTGGCTCAGGTCACTCCTCCGGCTACGGACAACACGGCTCTTGGTCAGGACAGTCATCTAGGGGCGAACGACACCGATCTAGCTCAGGTTCGTCTTCCAGCTATGGTCAGCACGGGTCTGGCTCCCATCAGTCTTCGGGCCATGGCCGACGAGGGTCTGGATCTGGCCAGTCTCCTAGCCGCGGCCGACATGGGTCCGGTTCGGGGCACTCTTCCAGTCATGGCCAGCACGGGTCTGGCTCAAGTTGTTCTTCCCGCCGTGGCCATTATGAGTCTGGCTTAGGCCAGGCTTCTGGCTTTGGACAACACCAGTCTGGCTCAGGACAGTCCTCTGGCTATAGTCAGCATGCTTCTGGCTCAGGTCACTCCTCTAGCCAGGGACGACATGGATCTTTATCAGGACAGTCATCAAGCTCCAGCCAACATGGCTCTAGCTCAGGTCAATCTTCCACCTATGGTCAGCATGAGTCTGCTTCCCATCACTCTTCGGGCCGTGGCCGACAAGGCTCTGGATCTGGCCAGTCTCCAGGCAGTGGCCACCATGGGTCTGGGTCAGGGCAGTCTCCCAGCTATGGCCGACATGGGTCTGGCTCCAGTCGGTCTTCCAGCAGTGGCCCACGTGGGTCTGGCTCAGGCCAGTCTTCTGGCTTTGGTCACCACGAGTCTAGCTCAGGGCAGTCCTGGGGTTACAGTCAGCATGGATCTGGCTCAGGTCACTCCTCTGGCTACAAACAACATGGCTCTAGGTCAGCACAGTCATCTAGGGGCGAACGACACCGATCTAGCTCAGGTTCGCCTTCCAGCTATGGTCAGCATGGGTCTGGCTCCCATCAGTATTCGGGACACGGCACACACGGGTCTGGATCTGGCCAGTCTCCTAGCCCTAGCCGTGGCCAACATGGGTCTGGTTCCAGGCAGTATTCCAGCTACGGCCCACATGGGTCTGGCTCAGGGCAGTCTTCCAGCCGTGGCCCATATGAGTCTGGTTCAGGTCACTCTTCTGGCTTAGGTCAACAAGAGTCTCGCTCAGGACAGTCCTCTGGCTACGGTCAACACGGATCTAGCTCGGGTCATTCCTCTACCCATGGGCAACATGGTTCTACATCAGGACAGTCATCGAGCTGTGGCCAACATGGAGCTAGCTCAGGTCAGTCTTCCAGCCATGGTCAGCATGGCTCTGGCTCAACTCAGTCTTCTGGCTATGGCCGACAGGGCTCTGGATCTGGCCAGACTCCTAGTCGCGGCCGACATGGGTCCGGTTCCGGACACTCTTCCAGCTACGGCCAACATGGGTCTGGCTCCGGTCGGTCTTCCAGCAATGGCCCACATGGGTCTGGCTCCGGCCAGTCTTCTGGCTTTGGTCAACACGAGTCTAGCTCAGGGCAGTCCTCTGGTTACAGTCAGCATGGATCTGGCTCAGGTCACTCCTCCGGCTACGGACAACACAGCTCTAGGTCAGGACAGTCATCAACGGGCGAACGACACCGATCTAGCTCAGGTTCATCTTCTAGCTATGGTCAGCATGGGTCTGGCTCCCGTCAGTCTTCGGGACACAGCCAACAAGGGTCTCGATCTGGCCAGTCTCCTAGCCCCGGCCCACATGGGTCCGGTTCGGGGCACTCCTCCAGCCACGGCCAACACAGGTCTGGCTCAAGTTGTTCTTCCAGCCGTGGCCATTATGAGTCTGGCTTAGGCCAGTCTTCTGCCTTGGGGCAACACGAGTCTGGCTCAGGACAGTCCTCTGGCTATAGTCAGCATGGTTCTGGCTCACGTCACTCCTCTAGACACGGACGACATGGATCTACGTCAGGGCAGTCATCAAGCTCCGGCCAACATCACTCTAGCTCAGGTCAATCTTCCAGCTATGGTCAGCATGAGTCTGCCTCCCGTCAGTCTTCGCGCCGCAGCCGACACGGCTCTGGATCTGGCCAGTCTCCAGGCCGTGGCCAGCATGTGTCTGGGTCAGGGCAGTCTCCCAGCTATGGCCGACATGGGTCTGGCTCCGGTCGGTCTTCCAGCAGTGGCCCACATGGGTCTGGCTCAGGCCAGTCTTCTGGCTTTGGTCACCACGAGTCTAGCTCAGCGCAGTCCTCTGGTTACAGTCAGCATGGATCTAGCTCAGGTCACTCCTCTGGCTACGGACAACATGGCTCTAGGTCAGGACAGTCATCTAGGACCGAACGACATGGAACTAGCTCAGGTTCGTCTTCCAGCTATGGTCAGCATGGGTCTGGCTCCCGTCAGTCTTCGGGACACGGCCGACAAGGGTCTGGATCTGGCCAGTCTCCTAGCCCTAGCCGTGGCCAACATGGGTCTGGTTCCAGGCAGTCTTCCAGCTACGGCCCACATGGGTCTGGCTCAGGGCAGTCTTCCAGCCGTGGCCCATATGAGTCTGGCTCAGGTTACTCTTCTGGCTTAGGTCAACAAGAGTCTCGCTCAGGACAGTCCTCTGGCTACGGTCAACACGGATCTAGCTCGGGTCATTCCTCTACCCATGGGCAACATGGTTCTACATCAGGACAGTCATCGAGCTGTGGCCAACATGGAGCTAGCTCAGGTCAGTCTTCCAGCCACGGTCAGCATGGCTCTGGCTCAACTCAGTCTTCTGGCTATGGCCGACAGGGCTCTGGATCTGGCCAGACTCCTAGTCGCAGCCGACATGGGTCCGGTTCCGGACACTCTTCCAGCTACAGCCAACATGGGTCTCACTCCGGTCAGTCTTCCAGCAATGGCCCACATGGGTCTGGCTCCGGCCAGTCTTCTGGCTTTGGTCAACACGAGTCTAGCTCAGGGCAGTCCTCTGGTTACACTCAGCATGGATCTGGCTCAGGTCACTCCTCCGGCTACGGACAACACGGCTCTTGGTCAGAACAGTCATCTAGGGGCGAACGACACCGATCTAGCTCAGGTTCGTCTTCCAGCTATGGTCAGCACGGGTCTGGCTCCCATCAGTCTTTGGGCCACGGCTGACGAGGGTCTGGATCTGGCCAGTCTCCTAGCCACGGCCGACATGGGTCCGGTTCGGGGCACTCCTCCAGTCACGGCCAACACGGGTCTGGCTCAAGTTGTTCTTCCAGCCGTGGTCACTATGAGTCTGGCTCAGGCCAGGCTTCTGGCTTTGGGCAACACGAGTCTGGCTCAGGACAGTCCTCTGGCTATAATCAGCATGCTTCTGGCTCAGGTCACTCCTCTAGCCAGGGACGACATGGATCTTTGTCAGGGCAGTCATCTAGCTCCAGCCAATATGGCTCTAACTCAGGTCAATCTTCCAGCTATGGCCAGCATGGGCCTGCCTCCCGTCATTCTTCGGGCCATGGCCGACACGGCTCTGGGTCTGGCCAGTCTCCAGGCTGCAGCCAGCATGGGTCTGGGTCAGGGCAGTCTCCCAGCTATGGCCGACATGGGTCTGGCTCCGGTCGGTCTTCCAGCAGTGGCCCACATGGGTCTGGCTCAGGCCAGTCTTCTGGCTTTGGTCACCACGAGTCTAGCTCAGCGCAGTCCTCTGGTTACAGTCAGCATGGATCTAGCTCAGGTCACTCCTCTGGCTACGGACAACATGGCTCTACGTCACGACAGTCATCTAGGACCGAACGACATGGAACTAGCTCAGGTTCGTCTTCCAGCTATGGTCAGCATGGGTCTGGCTCCCGTCAGTCTTCGGGACACGGCCGACAAGGGTCTGGATCTGGCCAGTCTCCTAGCCCCAGCCGTGGCCAACATGGGTCTGGTTCCAGGCAGTCTTCCAGCTACGGCCCACATGGGTCCGGCTCAGGGCGGTCTTCCAGCCGTGGCCCATATGAGTCTGGCTCAGGTCACTCTTCTGGCTTAGGTCAACAAGAGTCTCGCTCAGGACAGTCCTCTGGCTACGGTCAACACGGATCTAGCTCGGGTCATTCCTCTACCCATGGGCAACATGGTTCTACATCAGGACAGTCATCGAGCTGTGGCCAACATGGAGCTAGCTCAGGTCAGTCTTCCAGCCACGGTCAGCATGGCTCTGGCTCAACTCAGTCTTCTGGCTATGGCCGACAGGGCTCTGGATCTGGCCAGACTCCTAGTCGCAGCCGACATGGGTCCGGTTCCGGACACTCTTCCAGCTACGGCCAACATGGGTCTGGCTCCGGTCGGTCTTCCAGCAATGGCCCACATGGGTCTGGCTCAGGCCAGTCTTCTGGCTTTGGTCAACACGAGTCTAGCTCAGGGCAGTCCTCTGGTTACAGTCAGCATGGATCTGGCTCAGGTCACTCCTCCGGCTACGGACAACACGGCTCTTGGTCAGGACAGTCATCTAGGGGCGAACGACACCGATCTAGCTCCGGTTCGTCTTCCAGCTATGGTCAGCGTGGGTCTGCCTCCCATCAGTCTTCGGGCCACGGCCGACGAGGGTCTGGATCTGGCCAGTCTCCTAGCCACGGCCGACATGGGTCCGGTTCGGGGCACTCCTCCAGTCACGGCCAACACGGGTCTGGCTCAAGTTGTTCTTCCAGCCGTGGTCATTATGAGTCTGGCTCAGGCCAGGCTTCTGGCTTTGGGCAACACGAGTCTGGCTCAGGACAGTCCTCTGGCTATAATCAGCATGCTTCTGGCTCAGGTCACTCCTCTAGCCAGGGACGACATGGATCTTTGTCAGGGCAGTCATCTAGCTCCAGCCAATATGGCTCTAACTCAGGTCAATCTTCCAGCTATGGCCAGCATGGGCCTGCCTCCCGTCATTCTTCGGGCCATGGCCGACACGGCTCTGGATCTGGCCAATCTCCAGGCTGCAGCCAGCATGGGTCTGGGTCAGGGCAGTCTCCCAGCTATGGCCGACATGGGTCTGGCTCCGGTCGGTCTTCCAGCAGTGGCCCACATGGGTCTGGCTCAGGCCAGTCTTCTGGCTTTGGTCACCACGAGTCTAGCTCAGCGCAGTCCTCTGGTTACAGTCAGCATGGATCTAGCTCAGGTCACTCCTCTGGCTACGGACAACATAGCTCTAGGTCAGGACAGTCATCTAGGACCGAACGACAGGGAACTAGCTCAGGTTCGTCTTCCAGCTATGGTCAGCATGGGTCTGGCTCCCGTCAGTCTTCAGGACGCGGCCGACAAGGGTCTGGATCTGGCCAGTCTCCTAGCCCCAGCCGTGGCCAACATGGGTCTGGTTCCAGGCAGTCTTGCAGCTACGGCCCACATGGGTCCGGCTCAGGGCAGTCTTCCAGCCGTGGCCCATATGAGTCTGGTTCAGATCACTCTTCTGGCTTAGGTCAACAAGAGTCTCGCTCAGGACAGTCCTCTGGCTACGGTCAACACGGATCTAGCTCGGGTCATTCCTCTACCCATGGGCAACATGGTTCTACATCAGGACAGTCATCGAGCTGTGGCCAACATGGAGCTAGCTCAGGTCAGTCTTCCAGCCACGGTCAGCATGGCTCTGGCTCAACTCAGTCTTCTGGCTATGGCCGACAGGGCTCTGGATCTGGCCAGACTCCTAGTCGCGGCTGACATGG CCAGCATGGGTCTGGGTCAGGGCAGTCTCCCAGCTATGGCCGACATGGGTCTGGCTCCGGTCGGTCTTCCAGCAGTGGCCCACATGGGTCTGGCTCAGGCCAGTCTTCTGGCTTTGGTCACCACGAGTCTAGCTCAGGGCAGTCCTCTGGTTACAGTCAGCATGGATCTAGCTCAGGTCACTCCTCTGGCTACGGACAACATGGCTCTACGTCAGGAGAGTCATCTAGGACCGAACGACATGGAACTAGCTCAGGTTCGTCTTCCAGCTATGGTCAGCATGGGTCTGGCTCCCGTCAGTCTTCAGGAC ATGGCCGACAGGGCTCTGGATCTGGGCAGTCTCCCAGTCGTGGCCGACATGGGTCCGGTTCCGGGCACTCTTCCCGCTACAGCCAACATGGGTCTGGCTCTCGTCGTTCTTCCAGCCGTGGCCCTTATGAGTCTGGCTCGGGTCACTCTTCTGTCTTTGGTCAACATGAGTCTGGCTCAGGCCATTCCTCTGCTTACAGTCAGCATGGTAGTGGCTCAGGGCACTTCTGTAGCCATGGACAGCATGGTTCTACATCAGGACAGTCATCAACCTTTGACCAGGAGGGATCTAGTGCAGGCCAGTCTCCCAGCTATGGCCACCATGGCTCTGGCTGCAGTCAGTCTTCCGGCTATGGCCGACACTGGGCTGGATCTGGCCAGTCTCTTAGCCACGGCCGACACGGGTCTGGTTCAGGGCAGTCTTCCAGCTACGGCCAACGTGCGTCTGGCTCAGGACAGTCCTCTGGTTATAGTCAGCATGGAAGCAGCTCAGGGCAAGATGGGTATTCTTATTGCAAAGGAGGAAGTAACCGTTAAGGGGGAAGTTCTGGCTCATACTTTCTCAGTTTTCCTAGTAGCACTTCACCCTATGAATATGTCCAAGAGCAGAGGTGCTACTTTTATCagtga